The region GAGAGAAACACATATTTAAACTAACCataatattattaattaattagggGCCAAGTAGAGAAGACCTCAAAAGCTTTGGATTGTGGACCACGCCCCCATTTTTATAAAcaccccccaccacacacacacacacacacacacacactaaaatggGCGCTCATGTGTGCCAGATGGCTGGCATGCTAAGATAACGCTACATTCCTTTGGCCAATCTCACTAATCCATTAACCTGATTAGCGTCTGTTGGCTAATAAGCGAATTTTAGGTCACCGCCGCCGTCTTTTTACAAATTCTTTGATCGTCATGTGACCTGCGACCCACGCACGCCACCATCTTAGGGGGGTGTGTTCTTGTGCATGCACGCGCATCTTGTCTCTTGTCTGAGTGTGTGAAGCTAAACGTgcgtttttgtgtgtgcttgcTAGTGTGTcctactttgtgtgtgtgttcgtggtAGTCCGTTTGTCTTTGTGCGCGTGCGCTTATATGTGTATCCCATAGTGTGGTGATGTCACAAGGGTAATTTGTGTGTCCTGTGGGTGCTTAGTTACCGTGACGTTCATCCAGCGCCATAGTAACATAAAACGCGCGTCATCAACAATGCCTTTGATCTCATCGCAGTATCTGGTGTGCAGACGATGGATCGTACGGTGTGGTTGTTCGTTGTTTTGGCAATGGGTGTTCTCTGCCTGAGCCTGGCGCCAGCATGTGAGGCCCACGACCCTGACGAGGACCTCCTGGGTGAGGACATGGACGTTGAAGATGAAGACCTGGACATGGATTTGGGAGCAGACGACGAGCCGGAGGACGACCACGACACCCCGGCGCCTCCCAAAACCCCGCCCGTTCCCAAGGTAAGCCGATTGCCAATTGGCCGCTCGTCGCTTTTGATGTATGTTGCGTTCATGTCATGATGTTGTGACACGTCGGCGCAGGTGACCTACAAAGCTCCGGAGCCAATGGGAGAACACTactttgccgagtcttttgatcGTGGAACGCTGGACAGGTAAGCGGCAAGTTAACcggacaattttatttttatatagtgGACCTAGATAGAATATGCCTCTGTTGCAATTTTGGAATCGCTCATCATTCCGGGAGCATTAGTGGTGACTTGAGATGAGTCTGTTGCTGACATTGCTCTTAATGCAACAACAATCTCTTAAGTGTGTTGTTCTCATGCTGGAACTCCAAATAGATTTTCATCAAAACgtgaaaatatgtttttgatCCCGACTCTGACGGGCTGTCAATCATCTTCTCAGCTGGGTGGTGTCCAGTGCCAAGAAGGAAGACACGGATGATGACATCGCCAAGTATGATGGTGAGTGTCCCGCTCCCACttgatgttgatgatgatgatgacaatgacCATTTTGTATAGGCAAGTGGGAGGTAGAGGAGATGAAGGACAGCAAGCTTCCCGGCGACAAAGGTTTGGTTCTCAAGTCTCGTGCCAAACATCACGCCATCTCTGCCCTGCTGCTGCGACCATTCACTTTTGACACCATGCCACTCATTGTTCAGTAAGaaagcgcacgcacacacacttggaaCATGCTTGCTCATCGTTCGGTATTGTGactatgttgtgtgtgtgtttaggtaCGAGGTGAACTTCCAGGCCGGCATCGACTGCGGCGGTGCTTATGTGAAGTTGCTCACTCAGACACCTGAACTGGAGCTGGTCAGTGTCTGCGCACTTGAACCTACCACGTTATGGTTACATATTAGGCCAGGGATCGTCACTAAAAATTAGCCTGTAAGGAATTTCTAAGGGCAAACGTCCAAACCTCAAAATGTTTTGATTTGCGCAGTTGACACAACAAACATTTTCCTTTTCACAACATTCTTGGTTTTTTAAATGTGATAACtgtaaataaaattattttattaatcctACTAAAGGAAGACAGCATATGTGTTTTCCCTAAGACAAAAATTCAAAGTTCGTGGTAGTCACACAAGTAGACcttgagaaagagagaaaaatagcaaaagtcctcatcttccctaaaaacaatttaaaagtcaatGTCATTAACTTTTATTGATTTTACGCTTTAATGTACAGAAAGTGGAGACTCGCATACATTTGAatcccactctctctctctgtatgTACATCTATGTATTTTTGCCTGTGTCTGAaatttgtgtgcgtgcataGGCCCAGTTTGTGGACAAGACGGGATATACCATCATGTTTGGACCAGACAAATGCGGAGAGGACTACAAGCTGCACTTCATTTTCAGACATAAGAATCCCAAGACAGGACAATACGAGGAGAAACACGCCAAGAAGCCCGACGCTGATCTGCGCACATATTACACTGACAAGAAGACGCACCTCTACACCCTCGGTTAGTTGTCGGCACGTGCACGCAGCGCAGGCACGCGACTGACTGACTTGTGTGCATCCTCTAGTGCTAAACCCCGACAACACATTTGAGATGCTGGTGGACCAAACGGTGGTGAACAGCGGCAGTTTGCTGACGGACATGACCCCCCCAGTCAACCCCCCCGCCGAGATTGAGGACCCAGATGATCACAAGCCCGAAGACTGGGACGAGAGACCCAAGATCCAGGACCCGGATGCCAGCAAACCTGAAGACTGGTCAGTAAAGATTTACTGCATCTGAATCTTCTTGGTTGCGGACGAAAcaaattgtttacatttttacgTTGGCATGCGCACAGGGACGAGGACGCTCCTGCTCAGATTCCCGACGAGAATGCGGTCAAACCTGACGGCTGGCTGGACGACGAGCCCGAGTACATCGGAGACCCCGATGCTGTCAAGCCCGAGGACTGGTGCGTTGCAGCGGCGACCGATCAAGTGTAACAATAGCTGCCGTTTTTCCCACGTGCACCGTTTGAGCATGTGTTTCTGCATCAGGGACGAGGACATGGACGGCGAGTGGGAGGCGCCTCAGATCCCCAACCCGGCCTGCGAGGCGGCGCCAGGCTGCGGCCTTTGGAAGCGCCCCACTATTGACAACCCTGACTACAAGGGCAAGTGGAAGGCGCCCATGATCGACAACCCGAACTACCAGGTGACCTTTCAAACTGAAGCATCTCTTAGATTAGATGAAAGTTGTACtttgtcgccatcttgtggcattttgcCATCAAGGAACCGTTGGGAGTTGAGTAGAAACAAAAATGATACTTTTGCTGCCATCACACTTCAAAGGAACAATGCTGGAATTTCAGTTAGATAAAGTAGTGCTTTGTTGCCGTTGGGATTCGGGGAACTTCAGTTAGACAAAAGAAGTTATTTTCCGTGGCGTCTCACTTCTGAGTGTCTTTGTTGGTGTTGGCGTCACGTAAACTAAATTTGTGCGTTTCCATAGACAAAAGAAGTTATTTTCCGTGGCGTCTCACTTCTGAGTGTCTTTGTTGGTGTTGGCGTCACGTAAACTAAATTTGTGCGTTTCCACCATTTTGGGGCATCTCCTTTCCGTGGGGCGCTATGTTAGATCTGAGGGATGTCAAGTAGACAATGTAGTCCTTTTTTGACATCTTGAGGAATCTCACGTCCACTAATGTCACCCATTCCCGAGTCCTGAATTGCTACATTGGGAATTCTTTGGATGAACTTAAATCCCCACGGAGTCATTATTGTGATGTGGCTGCGCATTCGTCCCACAGGGCATTTGGAAGCCTCGCAAGATTGCCAATCCGGACTTCTTTGAGGATCTGCACCCCTTCCGGATGAGCGCTTTCAGCGCTGTGGGCCTGGAACTGTGGTCCATGACGTCCGACATCTTCTTCGACAACTTCCTGGTCACCGACGACCGCAACGTGGCTGAACGCTGGGCCAACGACGGCTGGGGCCTCAAGAAGGCAGCCGAGGGTGCTGCTGAGGTACCCAATCCGCCGCTTTTATCCAAAATATAGATGAATTGCAAATTCTCTCAAACCATTTTTGACCAtgggttgttttttgttgttttttttatcaaaacatTTTTCCAGAAAGTTCAAAATCTGGGCTTTCTTTTTTACTTTACTCTATAAAACTTTATTAGCAAGCAGTATGTTGCTTTTTTCTgtggttggattttttttagaattttttttttttgtgaaaagtCTCACTGTGGAGAAAGTGTTTATTTCATTGTTGTTTTGTAAAGTCCTTTATGCATTTCCAACTTTATGAGGGGGGGGAAACCCATTGTAACTTTCCAACATTTCTCCAAAATGTTTACTCATCGGCTAAATTTTTTCCAATGACTTGAGCTGGCCTCCCTTTAATGTGATCTTCAATGTTTTTGGGGCAGCCGGGCCTGGCGGCTCAGATGATGAACGCGGCAGAGGAGCGTCCATGGCTTTGGGTCGTCTACGTGCTGACCGTGGCCTTGCCGCTTGTCCTCATCTTCGTCTTCTGCTGCACCGGCAAGGTAaggaacacacacacccacgttAAGAAAATGAAGGGTTCCCCAACTGATGATTTCATGATGGTAATGTGCGAATCCAGAAAAAAAGCGAGGccccagcggcggcggcggactaCAAGAAAACGGACGAGCCTCAGCCTGATGTGAAGGAAGCTGAAGAGGAGGCCCAAGAGGAGGACATGAGCAGCGCAGGTCTCTTGGAGCACTAAGCAAATATTACCCTTAGCTTTTCTCCTTTGTGCTGACATGACTCGGGGTGTGGTCGTGTGCAGATGGCAAAGGTGACGGCGAGGAAGAGGCCAACGATGAAAGCCCCGCCGACAAAGAGGAGGTGGATGGCgacaaggaggaagaggacaaggaggaagaggacaagGAGGCGTCAGTTGAAGAGgtgaacaaaaacacaatgGAATCATTTGGACATCCTGCTAGTCAGCAGAAAAAAATATCTGTTTAATTAAAATCCTTAATTCACATTCTGTTGTTTTCTCCCTTGAGCTAAGCAAAAATGCAACTGAGAAAATGATGAGGCAAAATTACTTTTGGTTATACCAAGAAAGACTGAACCTGTAACATGGCCTTTATTTGTATTCCTATTTAAAGCCAGTCATCAAATCTGACTGACGTAGCTCAGCAACCCAGTTGCACTTTGAACTACTAAAACCTCTAAGAAAATCTATTTCAGTAAATGTCATGGTGGTCCATGGTAGCGTGGTCTTAAAAAGTAAAACGTTTTGACAACCAGCTCAGGTTGTTCCCCCCTGCGTCCCGATGACTGCtagaataggctccagcacacctgggaaccccgtggggacaagcggtatgaaTGATTTTGTCATGGCTTTAACATCATGCATTTCCTCTTTGCCAGAAGTTGGAGGATGACGTTCTGCGGAGATCTCCCAGGAACAGGAAGGTCAGAAAGGACTGATCAGTCTCAAGCCGCAGCCTACCTCCCTCGCTGTATTCCCCATCCCCCCTCGCAACCATTCTCGGCCTCTCAGCCTCTACGCAGAAGCGGGTGGGAAAAGAATGAAAGCGCCGACAATTCCAGTGCTGGCAGGACTGACTTTgacggaagttttttttttattattattaatatttttattttgaaagagatTATCCAAGTCCATTTGCATCTTCCTGCATCATTCCGAAACAAAACGTCAGCGCAGAGCCCAACTCGCTACACCATCAGATGGACAGTCGAACAACATTGGGATGCTGTCGTACACTTGTTATTGCTATCAAATGATTGAAATGATCAGAACCAGCCATAGTTGGAATCTAATTGGGTAGTTCATCATCTGGCAGCCATTAATTAATTAGCTTTCTAATGTTCAGCacttgggggggggaaagtcACAAAAGGTGGTTCCACAGTTTGTTACTCCTGCCAACATCGTCGAAGAGCTTGTCATTGTCCTTCGTGAGATTATACATCATCGGCATAGATAGGTGAATGAAACATTAAGTAAATCTAATAATTGTTTTCTTGACTTTTGCCTCAAGTtttgattttcatttcaaaacatttgaggAAGCAATTTCCTTGTACTCCTTTTGTTGACATCTCACCTTGTGATGTGTCAGTTCTGACAATTCATCATGAGATTGCAATCAAATATGAAGGTTGATGATCAAAGactagttttgtttttaaatattatttgatcaatcattttaacgTAGATATGCACTGAACAGGAAGAGGCTGAGTCACATCCTGTTTTGAAGCGTCGCTTTCTCAGTGCGTCTGTTTCCTTTGCTACTTAGCTTAGCCTTAGCTGTGGAACTCGAGtcagtttcttttgtttttgtcttcacaATCGGCTTACTCATTGACTGTCGTAGAAATTATAGGTCTGTTTAGGTCCCACTATATAAACGTCTCGATATAGTGAGAAGGGAGAGCGGAATGATATTGAACAGTAAAGAATCATTAACTCATTTCTGACTCCCTAATcaatattttgattttattataTGGCATCTAATATTGTGATAAGGGAGTGGGGTATGACTTTGAACAGTTGCGGCGTTAAGTATCATTCACTCGTTCCTGACTCCCTAAgtaatattttgattttattacaTGGGATTGAGATTGATCCTAAAGTCTTTAGTCCACTAGCATTGTCATCAACATGACGCTGCCTGCTAACACGGTAAGGTTCACTTGCTAACTggtctttgttttttattaatatattgatttttcatttttagcaTTTTGTGTTGAAACTATAGCGTTGGCCCCGCCTCTTCCTGCTGTACATGTGGCGTGGCAAGCGAGCAAGATGCTGCCAGTAAGGTCCAACTTTGACTAGAAATACTGTGACAGATGCTGATGTGTTTTGATGAATAAAAAAGGCCAAACGGAACATAAACTTCTTATTTTATTATGGCTGTTTCTCATTGATGTGGATATGTGCTCAACATAAGACGCCTAAAATGTTGGGTGGGTATCTACACATCAGGGCAATAGTTTAGTCATATTACAAAGTAGGCAAAACCTGGATAAATACAATTACTgtgtacaaaaagaaaaacgtgcAAAAAGTTGAAATttccatgtttaaaaaaaaatatgcacaaaaAATAGTTTTAAAGGACTTTGTAAATAAGCAACAAAAACTTAACATGTATTATATACGAAGTATTTCGGGGGGGAAATGtagctataaaaaaaataaaacaaaaaccattcCCAAGTACTGTGTATGTGCAAATATAAAATTCCAAACATTCACTGTGTATAGATGCAAACAAATATTTATTCTTTCGATGAATttataaaatgtattaaaatatatctaaaattacTTAAATCACAAAAATCTGTGATCCCTAatgtgaatattaaaaaaaataaaaaatattacgcATTCGCACAGCGCACCATCCATCCGCGCTGTGTACGTATCACCAGCAAGGGGGCGGGGCATATACGTTACTCTCTCAgctagaaaaaaagagaaagttaCCAAAATGGCGGCGTCAGCCTACCCGTCCTTTGGAAAACAATAGACGAGCACTTGCGGGGCTACGCGCAGCCCTAATCCGGAAGGAGCACCGTCAACCGGCAGCGACCACTTGATAACCAGGCCGCTCCGAACATGCTTCGTTATGGTGCTTACTAActtgccaggcaggcagccccCCCGAGCAGAGCTAGCTGAGCATCTAGCCTAGCTACACTGAGAGAGGGAggtaaggaggcgggcgggcggccgcgGGAGGAGGCGGTGAGCAAGCGGCCAGGCGGGTGGAGGATCAGCTGTTGCCTCAACAGATGCTGTAAAGAGAGCGCACGGCCCAGCCCCACGTTCACAGTAAGTCCTCTTGATAAATGCGGACAATGTTGTCGTAGCGCCCGAAGAGAAAAGACCACCATTTTGTGCGCCAGTGGAGCCGGAAAGGCCTCCGAAGTTGGCGAACAAGAAAGTCCGCTCAGAGTCGCGGAGTGGCTTCGCTCGCGTTAGCTTAGCAGCCAGCTAACATTCATCGAGCGACTTAAGTTGCCACCGAGTTGAGATGAAATCTTCCCCCTAAAATCATGCCCTGTGCCTGGTGAGCCCATTTTGGCAGAGCGGCCACTTCGTTTGCCACTTTTCTTTGGCCGTGCAACTTCTAGCGAGTGCAGGAATGTGCTAGCATGTAAACACAACAGAAATGTTGCTAATGCGCTAGTTAGTTAGCTTTGTGGACAACTTGGACGCGGCTGCCCGGTGCTCCTTTCGCCGTTACTCCACATAGCATCTCATTCTCCTCACTGGGCCAAGAGGTCGGACGGCTGACCGGCGGTGACCGAAGGCCGTAAACCTCCAATGGAGCCCGCAGCACGGCTGGCTTTGTAAGGGTCCAGAGACGGGCGGAGGAGGGGTTACGGACGCCCGTAGTCACAAAAAACGAGGACCACAGACAGCGTTTTATGGACCTAACCTGAGCccgcaagcttttttttttaattgatgatGGCGGATTTTGTTACACCGCGACACAGCGCGGTGATGGAGCGGTTGCGGCGGAGGATTGAGCTCTTCCGGCAGCATCACAACAGCTGCGAGAGACGCTACGAGGCCGCCGCGCTGGAGAGCCTGGAGCTGGAGAGGCAGCAGACCCTCGCCTTGCACCAGCGCTGCCTGCAGGCCAAGGCCAAGAGGTCCAATAAGCACCGTCAGCCCCCGGCTAGTGCCGGGGATCAGGCCGGACAGAGGGCACCCGGAGCCGGCAGTggcggaggaggtgctggagcagCCAGCGTGGAGCTCGGCGACGGCAGCGGAGCAGTCGCCGAACAGAGCCGGAACAGCACGCTCATTGCAGTGAGTCCAACACGACCGCGATCAGCATCCCTACTGCTACTACTACCActactattttttttacaactacTATTACTATCAGAACGACATCTACTTGTGCTACTACTAAAACTACAACTACTGCTTTTATACTTCGTACAACCACTCCACCTTGTCACGTTGCTACCACCGCTTCAACTAACACAAGTACTGGTACAACTCTAACGACTACAAATGCTAGTACTAGAACTACGACTCATATTACGACTTCTAAAATGTAGTAAATTAAACCCACCATGACTAGAGAGTAAAATGCACGGGTGCCAAATGTAGAAACTAACTCAATAAAGTGGATGCCCTCAGAGTAGAGGCATGTATTCTTGTTCGTAACTATACAGAAGTTAAACTGCTTGACAAATAAGTCATTTTCAAGCCTTGCACGCGGATCCTGGGCCAGTCCTTGCTAGTGGCAGGGCTCCCTCAACATGGCTCACCCAAAAGTGTCTTTAAATGCAAcatggcagcagcagcatcgcTTGTCAGAATATAGTAGAATCACATTATCGGATTTGATCTGGTCTGAGCCAGAAGATTTTGATTCACCTTTGGCATTTTCCGTGCAGACTTTGAATCTTCATTTGAGTCGTCGCTAATTTTTGCGCAGATCTCAGCTTCCATCATATAACACTCATAGACCATAGAAGTGTAGAGATGTGTGTAACAATAGATGGAAATGGAGATGGAAGAgcagtcaaaataaaatgtgagcAGTTCAACCTTAGCATTCCATCCAAGCGCCATCAtgaatatttgacatttttgtgcCAGCAAATAGAGCAAGCATGAAGGAAAGGCATTCTCTAGTTGTTGATTCATTTGCTCGTGTCATGTTCAATTATTCTGATGATCGATCAatctgtggttttttttttcacccgaTGAAttggatctaaaaaaaaagctttgaatTTCTTCCAAAATCAGGATATGATATCAATTTGACAGTGCAGAAAATGTGCGAACAAATACTAAATGATGATTCGGTTGGTTGTTGGGGTCATCGGAAAATTGTCCAAAATGCTGTTGCCCCTCTCTGCATGTTGCTTCTATGGCAACTGAGGGGCGGAGTAATACCAGAATTTCAAGTTCTGAAACTTCAATCGCTCGCTTGTTCAGCTCTGTTTGACTCACCAAAAgcgcactgacacacacacacacacatttgttgcTTGCCCACTTGTCACATGACTTGATGTTGACAGCTGAAGGGGGAAGATTGTTTCTAGTTTGTCACATGTATAAAATCAATAGAGACAAGACCTcggcgtgagtgagtgagtgagtgagtgagtgagtgagcgagtgagtgagcgagtgagtgagtgagtgagtgagcgagcgagcgagtccaCTAGTGGAGGAAGCAGTCTCCCTTGTTTGTGGTGCACAAGATGGTGCCCGTGCCTTCATGTGACTCAATTTGTACTTCTGAAGAGCTTGTtcatatttaccgtaattttcggactataagtcgtgttttttttttcatagtttgggtgggggggcgacttataataaggagcaacttatatgagtgtatttttttaaaaatttaaacaaaaaaaagtggaaccgcgatgtagcaagggattactgtaatttgaatttcaagtgacgtcagcagcgagatgcggcgcggcggttgtttacaaaaaggacaaagattgatcacgggatgacgaagggccctacgtactaccggcatcattagcggctttgtttctaagtgacacggaggacgaagagtttgaatgatttaaggatttggagtgacacagaaggtttgaaaaaaaaacctattatggcttttacgcacgcccggtcctactctacggagctctctttcacctccgtggatggaagtcgaggttccggcgctcggccgggtggctgtccggggacggtggatggggctcggtcatggcttttacgcacgcccggtcctattctatggatctctcttctctttttttctttcggtatggcgccgtaagtggctgcctcccagcagtgttctctcttttcctctttatttctttcttttctcctttttctttctgtctttttgtccattcggcgatgctggtgccttctaccgcacctcggtatctcttcggatcggatattttgtattatttttttttcttcctgggaccgggatcatcggtcgagaccggcgtaactctacggcggcttcctgcttatccgggcagtgatgaccgggtccctcgccttggccttgcagccgcaacccatgtggggagtccgctccctcgtgctcgtcggaaccaacgactttcgccatgctagccccgtggtgaccatctgcacgtgcacccgactgggtgcccaggacgctgctcacacgtttgcctgctttgtgatgtttttcaccgattcacgaccatggtccattgggcgccgttgaactggactgcccctacacctgtctatggaccccgtggaggctatttagtgtgttttggggtgttctcctgtattgaggggtgctggttggccacagttactttttttcctttgtcttttatctttgttttgctttgatggcttttatcttgagcactttctggctttctttgtggcgccgttgtgtggcagccttatgagagcctgttgagttgcgctcatgccatttgtgcgtcttttgtatacccactctgtggtatgaatactgctggggcctgaatttccccacccctggggatcaataaatattcaatcaatcaatcaatcaatctctaaggctggaagtccacgctggCACACGCctggatgtttgttttgttaaatagaaagccctttaccaaacccacgtctttccttgtacttctaaagctacaatatagttagatactagatctgtggaataacgacgaggctgacgtcagggcccacgcgcggcgttgttgacaaaggacgagcaaTTGCTGTTTTCTTATTAACCCctaacctgcaaaaaaaaaaatattttagccaACTGAAATGGACAGATTTAAATTATTTTGATTCAATTCGGTGGATTAAAATGATTTCATTCAAAGTTCTTTTGATGTATCATGTATGCCGTTTTTGGTTTGCATTGCAGTTGCAGGAGACGGTGAAAAGGAAGCTGGAGAGTGCTAGTTCGCCTTTGAGCCGCGAGCAGGTCAACGGCTTCTCAGACGGCTTCCCGTCCAGTAAGAAGGCCTGTATGGATGCTGCCGCCAAGGCCAACGGCTCCCCCCTGGATTCCAAACTGGGCCTGGGCGACGCTCTGTCTTCCAACGGCATACACGGCCCCTCTGTTGAATTtacagcagagggcagcaagGAGACGGCATCGGCTGACTTTCACCGCAAGGAGATGAAACAGGAGCCCGATGATATCCTGCCCATCATGCCACCGTCAGCAGgaggaaacaacaacaacaaccttttTCCGGACCTTAACTTAGATGAGCAGGTGTGGTCCGACCTGATGGATGAGCTCAACCGCACCGTGGACTACGAGGACATCCA is a window of Syngnathus typhle isolate RoL2023-S1 ecotype Sweden linkage group LG1, RoL_Styp_1.0, whole genome shotgun sequence DNA encoding:
- the canx gene encoding calnexin isoform X2, whose translation is MDRTVWLFVVLAMGVLCLSLAPACEAHDPDEDLLGEDMDVEDEDLDMDLGADDEPEDDHDTPAPPKTPPVPKVTYKAPEPMGEHYFAESFDRGTLDSWVVSSAKKEDTDDDIAKYDGKWEVEEMKDSKLPGDKGLVLKSRAKHHAISALLLRPFTFDTMPLIVQYEVNFQAGIDCGGAYVKLLTQTPELELAQFVDKTGYTIMFGPDKCGEDYKLHFIFRHKNPKTGQYEEKHAKKPDADLRTYYTDKKTHLYTLVLNPDNTFEMLVDQTVVNSGSLLTDMTPPVNPPAEIEDPDDHKPEDWDERPKIQDPDASKPEDWDEDAPAQIPDENAVKPDGWLDDEPEYIGDPDAVKPEDWDEDMDGEWEAPQIPNPACEAAPGCGLWKRPTIDNPDYKGKWKAPMIDNPNYQGIWKPRKIANPDFFEDLHPFRMSAFSAVGLELWSMTSDIFFDNFLVTDDRNVAERWANDGWGLKKAAEGAAEPGLAAQMMNAAEERPWLWVVYVLTVALPLVLIFVFCCTGKKKSEAPAAAADYKKTDEPQPDVKEAEEEAQEEDMSSADGKGDGEEEANDESPADKEEVDGDKEEEDKEEEDKEASVEELEDDVLRRSPRNRKVRKD
- the canx gene encoding calnexin isoform X1 → MDRTVWLFVVLAMGVLCLSLAPACEAHDPDEDLLGEDMDVEDEDLDMDLGADDEPEDDHDTPAPPKTPPVPKVTYKAPEPMGEHYFAESFDRGTLDSWVVSSAKKEDTDDDIAKYDGKWEVEEMKDSKLPGDKGLVLKSRAKHHAISALLLRPFTFDTMPLIVQYEVNFQAGIDCGGAYVKLLTQTPELELAQFVDKTGYTIMFGPDKCGEDYKLHFIFRHKNPKTGQYEEKHAKKPDADLRTYYTDKKTHLYTLVLNPDNTFEMLVDQTVVNSGSLLTDMTPPVNPPAEIEDPDDHKPEDWDERPKIQDPDASKPEDWDEDAPAQIPDENAVKPDGWLDDEPEYIGDPDAVKPEDWDEDMDGEWEAPQIPNPACEAAPGCGLWKRPTIDNPDYKGKWKAPMIDNPNYQGIWKPRKIANPDFFEDLHPFRMSAFSAVGLELWSMTSDIFFDNFLVTDDRNVAERWANDGWGLKKAAEGAAEPGLAAQMMNAAEERPWLWVVYVLTVALPLVLIFVFCCTGKKKSEAPAAAADYKKTDEPQPDVKEAEEEAQEEDMSSADGKGDGEEEANDESPADKEEVDGDKEEEDKEEEDKEASVEEKLEDDVLRRSPRNRKVRKD